A part of Homoserinibacter sp. YIM 151385 genomic DNA contains:
- a CDS encoding DUF202 domain-containing protein: MTLPDRVFDAGLQPERTALAWRRTALAMGVGALLGARILPDLAGLWTLVPSLLCLAAAGGIAAASQLRYRRVHRALVAGESPRGLPDGAMIGATAGAVLAAAAAALVIVVVLALR; this comes from the coding sequence ATGACCCTCCCCGACCGCGTCTTCGACGCGGGGCTGCAGCCCGAGCGGACCGCTCTGGCGTGGCGGCGCACCGCGCTGGCCATGGGCGTCGGCGCGCTGCTGGGCGCGCGCATCCTGCCGGATCTGGCCGGCCTGTGGACGCTCGTCCCGTCGCTGCTCTGCCTCGCCGCGGCGGGAGGCATCGCCGCCGCCTCGCAGCTGCGCTACCGCCGGGTGCACCGCGCGCTGGTCGCGGGCGAGAGCCCGCGCGGCCTGCCCGACGGGGCCATGATCGGCGCCACCGCCGGCGCCGTGCTCGCCGCGGCCGCCGCCGCGCTCGTCATCGTCGTGGTGCTCGCACTGCGCTGA
- a CDS encoding SDR family oxidoreductase → MRADGRRVAWVTGAGSGMGRAAAVALAPDRRVALSGRRRAVLDETARLVERAGGEALVLPLDTRDAESIAAARDEIRAGWGRVDEVVLAAGLNAPKRSWRDHAMADVEAIIETNLTGTMRVLDAVLPDLRAAGSGHAVVVSSYSAWRFSPLAGVAYSASKSALASLCQTLNAQEAAAGVRACHLCPGDVDTEFLRLRPEVPGEAARAAMLSPEDVARAIRFVLDSPAHVRLDELVISPISQT, encoded by the coding sequence GTGAGGGCCGATGGGCGCCGCGTCGCCTGGGTCACCGGCGCGGGAAGCGGCATGGGGCGCGCGGCGGCCGTCGCGCTCGCCCCGGACCGCCGCGTGGCGCTGAGCGGTCGGCGCCGAGCCGTGCTCGACGAGACCGCGCGGCTGGTCGAGCGCGCGGGCGGGGAGGCGCTCGTCCTCCCGCTCGACACCCGCGACGCCGAGTCCATCGCCGCGGCGCGAGACGAGATCCGCGCAGGATGGGGGAGGGTCGACGAGGTCGTGCTCGCCGCCGGGCTCAATGCGCCGAAGCGCTCGTGGCGCGACCACGCCATGGCGGACGTGGAGGCGATCATCGAGACCAACCTGACCGGGACGATGCGCGTCCTCGACGCCGTCCTGCCCGATCTGCGGGCCGCCGGCTCCGGACACGCCGTCGTCGTCTCCTCCTACTCCGCGTGGCGGTTCTCGCCGCTCGCCGGCGTCGCCTACAGCGCGAGCAAGAGCGCGCTCGCGTCCTTGTGCCAGACCCTCAACGCGCAGGAGGCCGCCGCCGGCGTGCGCGCGTGTCACCTCTGCCCCGGCGACGTCGACACCGAGTTCCTGCGCCTGCGGCCCGAGGTGCCCGGGGAGGCGGCGCGGGCCGCGATGCTGAGCCCCGAGGACGTCGCCAGGGCCATCCGCTTCGTGCTCGACTCGCCCGCGCACGTCCGCCTCGACGAGCTCGTGATCAGCCCGATCTCGCAGACCTGA
- a CDS encoding SDR family NAD(P)-dependent oxidoreductase — protein sequence MQLELDRKVVMITGAGRGIGRAIAETFMREGSIVVVTDVSEEAIAWAEPTRTAAGVAGSSLVCDVRSTASVRAAVDAVLQRHGRIDVLINNAGILGEGLIEDTDDETWNRVLDVNVTGTFRTCQAVMPAMKRQGGGRIINAASFAAIVPSVGSAAYAASKAAVVQFTRTLAGELGPWGITANAYAPGMIPTDINGFTERPDAEQSRLLDTLTLRRWGEPEEVCDLLCFLASDASRYITGTLLDVSGGKLATQLPQRAYEIAGRA from the coding sequence ATGCAGCTCGAGCTCGACCGCAAGGTGGTCATGATCACCGGCGCCGGCAGAGGCATCGGGCGCGCGATCGCCGAGACCTTCATGCGCGAGGGGTCGATCGTCGTCGTGACCGATGTGAGCGAGGAGGCGATCGCCTGGGCCGAGCCCACCCGCACCGCCGCCGGCGTCGCCGGCTCGTCGCTCGTCTGCGACGTCCGCTCGACCGCGTCCGTCCGGGCCGCGGTCGATGCCGTCCTCCAGCGACACGGGCGGATCGACGTCCTCATCAACAACGCCGGGATCCTGGGCGAGGGGCTGATCGAGGACACGGACGACGAGACGTGGAACCGCGTGCTCGACGTCAACGTCACGGGCACCTTCCGCACCTGCCAGGCCGTCATGCCGGCCATGAAGCGGCAGGGCGGCGGCCGGATCATCAACGCCGCGTCCTTCGCGGCGATCGTGCCGAGCGTCGGCAGCGCCGCCTATGCGGCCTCCAAGGCGGCGGTCGTGCAGTTCACCCGGACGCTGGCCGGGGAGCTCGGCCCCTGGGGGATCACGGCGAACGCCTACGCCCCCGGCATGATCCCCACCGACATCAACGGCTTCACCGAGCGGCCCGACGCGGAGCAGTCGCGGCTGCTCGACACGCTCACGCTCCGCCGCTGGGGGGAGCCCGAGGAGGTGTGCGACCTCCTCTGCTTCCTCGCGAGCGACGCCTCCCGCTACATCACGGGGACGCTGCTCGATGTGAGCGGCGGCAAGCTCGCCACGCAGCTGCCGCAGCGCGCCTACGAGATCGCGGGGCGCGCGTGA
- a CDS encoding beta-galactosidase produces MPNRDERPTWLRRAPGAQPRISFGADYNPDQWPREVWDEDVALMREANVDVVSVAIFSWARIQPARDRWDLDWLDEVMDLMAANGIGVDLATATASPPPWLTAAHPEVLPVTRDGSVLSQGGRQHWRPTSPVFRRFALELVEVLAERYRSHPALVAWHVSNELGCHNILDFSDDAAAAFRTWLEQRYGTIEQLNEAWGTSFWSQRYGAFAEILPPRLAASFPNPTQQLDFARFSSNALKDHLIAEREILTRITPDVPVTTNFMIMGEMKGMNYADWADAVDFVSNDHYVQPGSGARDELAFSASLTSGVAGHRPWFLMEHSTSAVNWQPINVAKRPGEMARDALAHVARGADAVCYFQWRQSRAGAEKYHSGMVPHAGADSRLFRDVVDLGRMLRQLDEVAGSEPTAAPVGIVFDWESWWASELDSHPTDRLRYRREALEWWRALLDLGIRAEVVPFGGDLSRHRVIVAPILHLVSDRGAARLEDYVREGGHLVLTYFSGIVDERDQIRLGGYPGAFRELLGVRVEEFEPLLDGERLLLDGGLAGDTWSEQVSLTAEDVEVLLSYREAGRNSGPAVTRRAVGAGSASYVSTRLGEEGLRGLLPVLLDAAGLASELPEALRGRVEHAQRADADTVWEFFVNRTDQPVALEGLAGIPILSSGSDDPDVLAARGVAVRRRPRDRAAELDAAD; encoded by the coding sequence ATGCCGAACCGTGACGAGCGACCGACGTGGCTGCGGCGCGCCCCCGGTGCGCAGCCGCGCATCTCCTTCGGCGCCGACTACAACCCCGATCAGTGGCCGCGCGAGGTCTGGGACGAGGATGTCGCGCTCATGCGCGAGGCGAACGTCGACGTCGTCTCGGTCGCGATCTTCTCCTGGGCCAGGATCCAGCCGGCCCGCGACCGCTGGGATCTCGACTGGCTGGACGAGGTCATGGACCTGATGGCCGCGAACGGCATCGGGGTGGACCTCGCGACCGCGACGGCGTCGCCGCCGCCCTGGCTGACGGCCGCGCACCCCGAGGTGCTGCCGGTCACGCGCGACGGCAGCGTGCTCTCGCAGGGGGGACGGCAGCACTGGCGCCCCACCTCGCCGGTGTTCCGCCGCTTCGCGCTCGAGCTCGTCGAGGTGCTCGCCGAGCGGTACCGCTCGCATCCGGCGCTCGTCGCGTGGCACGTCAGCAACGAGCTCGGCTGCCACAACATCCTCGACTTCTCGGACGACGCCGCGGCCGCGTTCCGCACCTGGCTCGAGCAGCGATACGGCACGATCGAGCAGCTCAACGAGGCGTGGGGCACCAGCTTCTGGTCGCAGCGCTACGGCGCCTTCGCCGAGATCCTCCCGCCGCGGCTTGCCGCATCCTTCCCCAACCCGACCCAGCAGCTCGACTTCGCGCGCTTCTCCTCGAACGCGTTGAAGGATCACCTCATCGCGGAGCGGGAGATCCTCACGCGGATCACCCCGGACGTCCCCGTGACCACGAACTTCATGATCATGGGCGAGATGAAGGGGATGAACTACGCGGACTGGGCCGATGCCGTCGACTTCGTCTCAAACGACCACTACGTCCAGCCCGGGTCGGGTGCGCGCGACGAGCTCGCGTTCTCGGCCTCCCTGACGAGCGGCGTCGCCGGCCACCGCCCCTGGTTCCTGATGGAGCACTCGACGAGCGCCGTCAACTGGCAGCCGATCAACGTCGCGAAGCGACCCGGCGAGATGGCCCGCGATGCGCTCGCGCACGTCGCCCGGGGCGCCGACGCGGTGTGCTACTTCCAATGGCGGCAGTCGCGAGCCGGCGCCGAGAAGTACCACTCGGGGATGGTGCCGCACGCCGGCGCCGACAGCCGGCTGTTCCGCGACGTCGTCGACCTCGGGCGCATGCTGCGACAGCTCGACGAGGTGGCCGGGAGCGAGCCGACCGCGGCCCCCGTCGGGATCGTCTTCGACTGGGAGTCCTGGTGGGCCAGCGAGCTCGACTCCCACCCGACGGACCGGCTCCGCTATCGCCGCGAGGCGCTGGAGTGGTGGCGCGCGCTGCTGGATCTCGGCATCCGCGCCGAGGTCGTGCCCTTCGGGGGCGATCTCTCGCGCCATCGGGTGATTGTCGCGCCGATCCTGCACCTCGTCTCGGACCGCGGTGCCGCGCGGCTGGAGGACTACGTGCGCGAGGGCGGCCACCTCGTCCTCACCTACTTCTCGGGCATCGTGGACGAGCGCGACCAGATCCGGCTCGGCGGCTACCCGGGGGCGTTCCGCGAGCTCCTGGGGGTCCGCGTCGAGGAGTTCGAGCCGCTGCTCGACGGCGAGCGCCTGCTGCTCGACGGCGGGCTCGCCGGCGACACCTGGAGCGAGCAGGTCTCGCTGACCGCCGAGGACGTCGAGGTCCTCCTCTCCTACCGCGAGGCGGGCCGGAACTCGGGGCCCGCGGTGACGCGGCGGGCCGTGGGCGCGGGGAGCGCGAGCTACGTCTCGACGCGCCTGGGCGAGGAGGGCCTGCGCGGGCTGCTCCCGGTGCTCCTCGATGCGGCGGGGCTGGCCTCGGAGCTCCCCGAGGCGCTCCGCGGCCGGGTCGAGCACGCACAGCGAGCGGACGCCGACACCGTCTGGGAGTTCTTCGTCAACCGCACGGACCAGCCCGTCGCGCTCGAGGGCCTTGCCGGCATCCCGATCCTGTCCTCCGGCTCGGACGACCCGGATGTGCTCGCGGCGAGAGGCGTCGCCGTGCGGCGGCGTCCGCGCGATCGCGCCGCGGAGCTGGACGCGGCAGACTGA
- a CDS encoding carbohydrate ABC transporter permease: protein MTSLSSAPTGARRRRGRSASRSLARSIPLLPGVVLLGVFMAGPIVTAIVGSFTDSSLTGAAASSSSWVGLQNYIDLFTSPDFPNAVWLTVVFVLVSGVIGQNVVGMVLALLLRSGSRRVGGFVSTFVIAAWVLPEIVGAFAGYAFFSEDGTLNAVLAGLGLETVPWLYAFPMMSVIIANIWRGSAMSMMIYSAALQGIPAEITEAAEIDGASGIKRFFLVTLPMIRSSIATNMMLIVLHTLSVFTLIWVMTVGGPGNSSTTLPVLAYQEAFKYSQLGYGTAIAAVMLVVGAIFSVMYLRALRTDGGPE from the coding sequence GTGACGTCGCTGTCATCGGCGCCGACCGGCGCGCGCCGCAGGCGCGGCCGGTCGGCCTCACGGTCCCTCGCCCGCTCGATCCCGCTCCTGCCCGGTGTGGTGCTGCTCGGCGTCTTCATGGCGGGCCCCATCGTCACCGCCATCGTGGGCTCCTTCACCGACTCCTCGCTCACGGGGGCGGCGGCATCCAGCTCGTCCTGGGTCGGGCTGCAGAACTACATCGACCTGTTCACGAGCCCCGACTTCCCGAACGCGGTCTGGCTCACGGTCGTGTTCGTGCTCGTGTCCGGCGTGATCGGGCAGAACGTCGTCGGCATGGTCCTCGCACTGCTGCTCCGCTCGGGCAGCCGCAGGGTCGGCGGATTCGTGAGCACCTTCGTGATCGCCGCGTGGGTGCTGCCCGAGATCGTCGGCGCCTTCGCGGGCTACGCGTTCTTCAGCGAGGACGGGACCCTCAACGCCGTCCTCGCGGGGCTCGGGCTCGAGACCGTCCCCTGGCTCTACGCCTTCCCCATGATGTCGGTCATCATCGCGAACATCTGGCGAGGGTCGGCGATGTCGATGATGATCTACTCCGCCGCCCTGCAGGGCATCCCCGCCGAGATCACGGAGGCCGCCGAGATCGACGGCGCGTCCGGGATCAAGCGGTTCTTCCTCGTCACGCTGCCGATGATCCGCAGCAGCATCGCGACGAACATGATGCTGATCGTCCTGCACACCCTGTCGGTGTTCACCCTGATCTGGGTGATGACGGTCGGCGGGCCGGGGAACAGCAGCACGACGCTGCCGGTCCTCGCCTACCAGGAGGCGTTCAAGTACTCGCAGCTCGGCTACGGCACGGCGATCGCCGCCGTCATGCTCGTCGTCGGCGCGATCTTCTCGGTGATGTACCTGCGCGCCCTGCGCACGGACGGAGGCCCCGAATGA
- a CDS encoding carbohydrate ABC transporter permease gives MSMTSPSGRGLRLAVNLVLLVVGLLFALPLLWMVLASVDASATLALQAPSLTLDNFAKVLTPDLAGLPLLNSFLLSAGCAVITVALATLAAYPLSRYRTKFNKRFLYTLLFATSLPMTVLMVPVYSLFAQLNLIDSLPGTTLFLAASELPWAIWLMKNFVDSVPTELEEAAWVDGASSMRALWTIIVPLIRPGLAVVGIYVFSHAWGNFFVPYVLLLSQQYQPAAVSIFTFFGEYGAVAYGQLAAYSLVYSAPVLALYAFVWKSLGGGSALAGAMKG, from the coding sequence ATGAGCATGACCTCTCCCAGCGGACGCGGGCTCCGCCTCGCCGTGAACCTGGTGCTGCTCGTCGTCGGCCTGCTCTTCGCGCTGCCGCTGCTGTGGATGGTGCTCGCCTCCGTCGACGCCTCGGCCACGCTCGCGCTGCAGGCGCCCTCGCTCACGCTCGACAACTTCGCGAAGGTGCTCACGCCGGATCTCGCCGGCCTCCCGCTGCTGAACAGCTTCCTGCTCTCGGCCGGCTGCGCCGTGATCACGGTCGCGCTCGCGACCCTGGCCGCGTATCCCCTGTCGCGCTACCGCACGAAGTTCAACAAGCGCTTCCTCTACACGCTGCTGTTCGCGACGTCGCTGCCGATGACCGTCCTCATGGTCCCGGTGTACTCGCTGTTCGCCCAGCTCAACCTCATCGACTCGCTTCCCGGGACCACGCTGTTCCTCGCGGCGTCGGAGCTGCCCTGGGCGATCTGGCTCATGAAGAACTTCGTCGACTCCGTGCCGACCGAGCTCGAGGAGGCGGCCTGGGTCGACGGCGCCTCCAGCATGCGCGCGCTGTGGACGATCATCGTCCCGCTCATCCGCCCGGGGCTCGCCGTCGTGGGGATCTACGTGTTCTCCCACGCCTGGGGCAACTTCTTCGTGCCCTACGTCCTGCTGCTCAGCCAGCAGTACCAGCCTGCGGCGGTGAGCATCTTCACCTTCTTCGGAGAGTACGGCGCGGTCGCCTACGGACAGCTCGCCGCCTACTCCCTCGTCTACTCGGCTCCCGTGCTCGCGCTCTACGCCTTCGTGTGGAAGTCGCTCGGCGGCGGCTCCGCACTGGCCGGAGCGATGAAGGGATGA
- a CDS encoding sulfatase family protein — translation MTAARRPNIVLILTDDHAAHAIGAYGSVVNRTPRIDEIAAEGRVLENCFCTNSLCAPSRASILTGAYSHVNGVTTLGAHIDASQPTFVSALRESGYRTAIVGKWHLGDGAPHDPQGFDYWDVLVEQGEYFDPTFLSAEGRRTVPGYATDVITDLALEWAEQQEGDAPWCLLIWHKAPHRPWEPDEAHKGMYSDPIPVPATFGDDYATRTSAAHRATMRVADDLTLEDLKEYPPPGLTYEETALWKYQRYMEDYLACVASVDDNVGRVLDWLRGRELFDDTLVMYSSDQGFYLGDHGWYDKRLMYDEALRMPLLVSYPRQIPADGTRLGQIVTNVDFAQTILEAAGVAAPERMQGVSIWPQLTSDPERPTRDAMYYRYYEHGDSNHGVFSHYGVRTERHKLIYFTADGEGQPWTSNLVFTPDWELYDLVEDPDELRNVVHDPAYAEVRDELIDLLARVQREAGDTPHPSQALMDPRT, via the coding sequence GTGACTGCCGCCCGGCGACCCAACATCGTCCTCATCCTCACCGACGACCACGCCGCGCACGCCATCGGCGCCTACGGCTCGGTCGTCAACCGCACGCCGCGTATCGACGAGATCGCGGCCGAGGGGCGCGTGCTCGAGAACTGCTTCTGCACGAACTCGCTGTGCGCGCCCTCGCGCGCCAGCATCCTGACGGGCGCGTACAGCCACGTGAACGGCGTGACGACGCTCGGCGCCCACATCGACGCCTCGCAGCCCACCTTCGTCTCGGCGCTGCGGGAGAGCGGATACCGCACGGCGATCGTGGGGAAGTGGCACCTCGGCGACGGCGCGCCCCACGACCCGCAGGGCTTCGACTACTGGGATGTCCTCGTCGAGCAGGGCGAGTACTTCGACCCCACGTTCCTGTCCGCGGAGGGCCGGCGCACCGTCCCCGGCTACGCGACGGATGTCATCACCGACCTGGCGCTCGAGTGGGCGGAGCAGCAGGAGGGCGACGCGCCCTGGTGCCTCCTGATCTGGCACAAGGCGCCGCACCGGCCCTGGGAGCCCGACGAGGCCCACAAGGGCATGTACTCCGATCCCATCCCGGTCCCCGCGACCTTCGGCGACGACTACGCCACGCGGACCTCCGCCGCCCACCGGGCGACCATGCGGGTGGCCGACGACCTCACGCTCGAGGACCTCAAGGAGTACCCGCCGCCCGGCCTCACCTACGAGGAGACCGCGCTCTGGAAGTACCAGCGCTACATGGAGGACTACCTGGCCTGCGTCGCCTCGGTCGACGACAACGTCGGCCGGGTCCTCGACTGGCTCCGGGGGCGCGAGCTCTTCGACGACACCCTCGTCATGTACAGCTCCGACCAGGGCTTCTACCTCGGCGACCACGGCTGGTACGACAAGCGGCTCATGTACGACGAGGCGCTGCGCATGCCGCTGCTCGTCAGCTACCCGCGGCAGATCCCGGCGGACGGCACCCGGCTCGGGCAGATCGTCACGAACGTCGACTTCGCCCAGACCATCCTCGAGGCGGCCGGAGTGGCCGCCCCGGAGCGGATGCAGGGCGTGAGCATCTGGCCGCAGCTGACCTCCGACCCCGAGCGGCCGACGCGCGACGCCATGTACTACCGGTACTACGAGCACGGCGACTCCAACCACGGCGTCTTCTCGCATTACGGCGTCCGGACCGAGCGGCACAAGCTCATCTACTTCACGGCGGACGGCGAGGGGCAGCCGTGGACCTCCAACCTGGTCTTCACCCCCGACTGGGAGCTCTACGACCTCGTCGAGGACCCGGACGAGCTGCGCAACGTCGTCCACGATCCCGCCTACGCCGAGGTCCGGGACGAGCTCATCGACCTCCTGGCGCGCGTGCAGCGCGAGGCGGGGGACACCCCGCACCCCTCGCAGGCGCTCATGGACCCCCGCACCTGA
- a CDS encoding alpha-mannosidase, with amino-acid sequence MHDTAALITNRIRRFRREQVRAAVEGDRRALTVTAWRVPGEPVEFDHALAQSYEPIAPGDALGAPWSTCWLHVTGELPETGADGRFVAEASIDLGFTHDRPGFQSEGLVWTTDGRTVKGVEPLNSYIPLSERHGTVRGGAIDFYVEAASNPDVTEGWQFRPTRLGDPETAGTDPAYRLGRVDVLVRDTQAAELEQDLWTLAGLLEQIPADSTRHARISRAIENAMDAFDPDDVVGSVPAARAQLADVLASPASASAHRVVAVGHAHIDSAWLWPVRETVRKCARTFSNVLDLMDADPDFVFAASSAQQYAWVERVYPELFQRIAARVAEGRWVPVGGMWVESDTNLPGGEALARQFVMGTRYFQDAFGIRSRVGWLPDSFGYSAALPQILRRSGLPSFLSQKISWNETNTFPHHTFEWEGIDGSRVFTHFPPVDLYNSVLSPAELAHAERNFADKADSSSSLVPFGHGDGGGGPTREMLAASRRAASLEGSPRVRVAGPEAFFDEARAEYATPPVWSGEMYLELHRGTYTSQARTKRGNRRSESLLHEAELWATTAALRAGHAYPAERLTDIWRRVLLHQFHDVLPGSSIAWVHREAERDYELIAAELEQIIAEALAALSPADGERALANSGPFAQDGILSLGAGTPHIEDRVEVHRGSDGVVLQNAALRAHIDADGHVVSLVDRASGRESVPPGQRAAVLELYRDTPNQWDAWDIDAHYRRHRRVLDDVSAWELDDADPSRPVVRVTRAFGGSTVVAEISLSARARALDIAYDIDWHENQKLLKAAFPIDVHAESSAAEIQFGHVRRSILENTSWDAARFETSGHRWVHVGETGFGAALANDASYGHDVTRNPRDGGGSYAVIRQSLLRAPRFPDPRADEGRHRFALSVRPGASVRDAVEEGYRLAYPLRAVPADIAPIAGVVRGNAVIETVKLAEDGSGDLVLRLYEPLGERGSSELRIETPVDEIWQTDLIEERVSPEDEAPASTAVDAAGAGVVIELAPFQIVTLRARRAS; translated from the coding sequence GTGCACGACACCGCTGCGCTCATCACCAACCGCATCCGACGCTTCCGCCGCGAGCAGGTCCGCGCCGCCGTCGAGGGCGATCGTCGCGCGCTCACGGTGACCGCCTGGCGGGTTCCCGGCGAGCCGGTGGAGTTCGACCACGCGCTCGCGCAGAGCTACGAGCCGATCGCTCCCGGCGATGCGCTGGGCGCGCCCTGGTCCACCTGCTGGCTGCACGTCACGGGCGAGCTCCCGGAGACGGGGGCGGACGGCCGCTTCGTCGCGGAGGCCAGCATCGACCTCGGCTTCACCCACGACCGCCCCGGCTTCCAGTCGGAGGGCCTGGTCTGGACGACCGACGGGCGCACCGTCAAGGGTGTGGAGCCGCTCAACTCCTACATCCCGCTCTCGGAGCGGCACGGGACCGTGCGCGGCGGCGCGATCGACTTCTACGTCGAGGCGGCCTCCAACCCCGATGTGACGGAGGGCTGGCAGTTCCGCCCGACCCGGCTGGGCGATCCCGAGACGGCGGGGACGGATCCCGCCTACCGGCTCGGGCGCGTCGACGTGCTCGTGCGCGACACGCAGGCCGCCGAGCTGGAGCAGGACCTCTGGACCCTCGCCGGGCTGCTCGAGCAGATCCCGGCCGACTCGACGCGCCACGCGCGGATCTCCCGCGCGATCGAGAACGCGATGGACGCCTTCGATCCGGACGACGTCGTCGGGAGCGTGCCGGCGGCGAGGGCGCAGCTCGCCGACGTGCTGGCATCGCCGGCCAGCGCGAGCGCCCACCGCGTCGTCGCCGTCGGCCACGCGCACATCGACTCCGCCTGGCTCTGGCCCGTGCGGGAGACCGTCCGCAAGTGCGCGCGGACGTTCTCGAACGTGCTCGACCTGATGGACGCCGACCCCGACTTCGTGTTCGCCGCCTCCTCGGCGCAGCAGTACGCCTGGGTGGAGCGCGTCTACCCCGAGCTGTTCCAGCGGATCGCGGCGCGCGTCGCGGAGGGCCGCTGGGTCCCGGTCGGCGGCATGTGGGTCGAATCGGACACGAACCTGCCGGGAGGCGAGGCGCTCGCCCGGCAGTTCGTGATGGGCACCCGCTACTTCCAGGACGCGTTCGGGATCCGCTCGCGCGTCGGCTGGCTGCCCGACTCCTTCGGCTACTCCGCGGCGCTCCCGCAGATCCTCCGGCGCTCGGGGCTGCCCTCCTTCCTCTCGCAGAAGATCTCCTGGAACGAGACCAACACCTTCCCGCACCACACCTTCGAGTGGGAGGGCATCGACGGCTCGCGCGTGTTCACGCACTTCCCGCCGGTCGATCTCTACAACTCCGTGCTGAGCCCCGCCGAGCTCGCGCACGCGGAGCGCAACTTCGCCGACAAGGCGGACTCGTCCTCCTCGCTCGTCCCCTTCGGGCACGGCGACGGGGGCGGCGGCCCGACCCGCGAGATGCTCGCCGCGTCCCGCCGTGCGGCCTCGCTGGAGGGCTCGCCGAGAGTGCGCGTCGCCGGCCCGGAGGCCTTCTTCGACGAGGCGCGCGCGGAGTACGCGACGCCGCCCGTGTGGAGCGGCGAGATGTATCTCGAGCTGCACCGCGGCACCTACACCTCGCAGGCGCGCACCAAGCGCGGCAACCGGCGCAGCGAGTCGCTGCTGCACGAGGCCGAGCTGTGGGCGACGACGGCCGCGCTCCGTGCGGGCCACGCGTATCCCGCCGAGCGGCTGACGGACATCTGGCGCCGGGTGCTGCTCCACCAGTTCCACGACGTGCTCCCCGGATCGTCGATCGCGTGGGTGCACCGCGAGGCGGAACGCGACTACGAGCTCATCGCCGCCGAGCTCGAGCAGATCATCGCCGAGGCGCTGGCCGCGCTGTCGCCGGCGGACGGGGAGCGCGCGCTCGCCAACTCGGGCCCCTTCGCGCAGGACGGCATCCTGTCGCTCGGCGCGGGCACGCCGCACATCGAGGACCGGGTCGAGGTGCACCGCGGGTCGGACGGCGTGGTCCTGCAGAACGCCGCCCTGCGCGCGCACATCGACGCCGACGGCCACGTGGTCTCGCTGGTCGACCGGGCGAGCGGGCGCGAGAGCGTTCCCCCCGGACAGCGTGCCGCGGTGCTGGAGCTGTACCGCGACACCCCGAACCAGTGGGACGCCTGGGACATCGATGCGCACTACCGCCGGCACCGTCGGGTGCTCGACGACGTGTCGGCCTGGGAGCTGGACGACGCCGACCCCTCGCGGCCGGTCGTCCGGGTCACGCGCGCCTTCGGCGGATCGACCGTCGTCGCGGAGATCTCGCTGTCGGCGAGGGCACGCGCACTCGACATCGCCTACGACATCGACTGGCACGAGAACCAGAAGCTCCTCAAGGCCGCGTTCCCGATCGATGTGCACGCCGAGTCCTCCGCCGCCGAGATCCAGTTCGGGCACGTCCGACGCTCCATCCTCGAGAACACGAGCTGGGATGCCGCCCGCTTCGAGACGAGCGGCCACCGGTGGGTCCACGTCGGCGAGACCGGCTTCGGCGCCGCGCTCGCCAACGACGCCAGCTACGGGCACGACGTGACCCGGAATCCGCGGGACGGCGGCGGCTCGTACGCCGTCATCCGCCAGTCGCTGCTGCGCGCGCCGCGGTTCCCCGACCCGCGCGCCGACGAGGGCCGGCACCGCTTCGCGCTCTCCGTGCGCCCGGGGGCGAGCGTGCGCGACGCGGTCGAGGAGGGCTACCGGCTGGCGTATCCGCTGCGTGCGGTCCCGGCCGACATCGCGCCGATCGCGGGCGTCGTGCGCGGGAACGCCGTGATCGAGACGGTGAAGCTCGCGGAGGACGGCAGCGGCGACCTCGTGCTGCGACTGTACGAGCCCCTCGGCGAGCGGGGGTCCTCCGAGCTCCGCATCGAGACCCCGGTCGACGAGATCTGGCAGACCGACCTCATCGAGGAGCGCGTCTCCCCCGAGGACGAGGCGCCCGCCTCCACCGCCGTGGACGCGGCCGGTGCGGGCGTCGTCATCGAGCTCGCCCCGTTCCAGATCGTGACGCTGCGAGCACGTCGTGCGAGCTGA
- a CDS encoding YidH family protein, which translates to MSDRARFPARVYRDGEEPDARFTLANERTFLAWIRTALALIAGGVALEALGLGLQPQLRLAASVLLIVLGCATPVQAWLGWMSAERALRRSRPLPAPHLALPLGIGVAVVAVLVLLAVLLA; encoded by the coding sequence ATGAGCGACCGCGCGCGCTTCCCCGCCCGTGTCTATCGCGACGGCGAGGAGCCCGACGCGCGCTTCACCCTGGCGAACGAGCGCACCTTCCTCGCCTGGATCCGCACCGCGCTCGCCCTCATCGCGGGCGGCGTCGCCCTCGAGGCGCTCGGGCTCGGCCTGCAGCCCCAGCTCCGCCTCGCCGCGTCGGTGCTGCTGATCGTGCTCGGCTGCGCCACGCCCGTCCAGGCCTGGCTCGGGTGGATGTCGGCGGAGCGGGCTCTGCGCCGCTCGCGCCCGCTCCCCGCGCCCCACCTCGCCCTGCCGCTCGGCATCGGGGTCGCCGTCGTCGCCGTGCTCGTGCTGCTCGCGGTGCTGCTGGCATGA